One window of Leopardus geoffroyi isolate Oge1 chromosome B3, O.geoffroyi_Oge1_pat1.0, whole genome shotgun sequence genomic DNA carries:
- the UBR7 gene encoding putative E3 ubiquitin-protein ligase UBR7: MAGAEGSAGRQSELEPVVSLVDVLEEDEELENEACAVLGGSDSEKCSYSQGSVKRQALYACSTCTPEGEEPAGICLACSYECHGSHKLFELYTKRNFRCDCGNSKFKNLECKLFPDKAKINSGNKYNDNFFGLYCICKRPYPDPEDEIPDEMIQCVVCEDWFHGRHLGAIPPESGDFQEMVCPACMKRCPFLWAYAAQLAVTKVSVEDDGLVLNVDGIGDQEVIKPENGDHQDSTLKEDVPEHGKDAVTEVKAEQTNEPCTSSSSESDPQTALKNQHLNTESQSGCRLQDLNAKQLIKKDTATYWPLNWRSKLCTCKDCMKMYGDLDVLFLTDEYDTVLAYENKGKVDQAADRRDPLMDTLNSMDRVQQVELICEYNDLKTELKDYLKRFADEGTVVKREDIQQFFEEFQSKKRRRVDGMQYYCS, encoded by the exons ATGGCTGGGGCGGAGGGGTCTGCTGGGCGGCAGTCGGAGCTGGAGCCTGTGGTATCGTTGGTCGACGTACTAGAGGAGGACGAGGAGCTGGAGAATGAAGCGTGCGCCGTATTGGGCGGCAGCGACTCCGAGAAGTGCTCCTACTCGCAG GGCTCAGTAAAGAGACAAGCACTCTATGCCTGTAGTACGTGCACCCCAGAGGGAGAAGAACCAGCAGGAATTTGCCTCGCTTGCAGTTACGAATGTCATGGAAGCCATAAGCTATTTGAACTATacacaaaaag aaactttCGTTGTGATTGTGGAAACAGCAAGTTTAAAAATTTGGAATGCAAATTATTTCCT GACAAAGCAAAGATAAATTCTGGCAATAAATACAATGACAACTTTTTTGGATTGTACTGCATTTGCAAGAGACCTTATCCTGATCCTGAAGATGAG ATTCCGGATGAGATGATCCAGTGTGTAGTCTGTGAAGACTGGTTCCATGGAAGG CATCTTGGTGCCATCCCCCCCGAGAGCGGGGATTTCCAGGAGATGGTGTGCCCGGCTTGTATGAAGCGCTGCCCCTTCTTGTGGGCTTATGCTGCACAATTGGCAG TAACCAAAGTATCTGTGGAGGATGATGGGTTGGTGCTGAATGTTGATGGAATAGGTGATCAGGAAGTCATCAAACCTGAAAATGGAGATCATCAAGATAGTACCCTCAAAGAGGATGTTCCCGAACACGGAAAGGATGCTGTCACGGAAGTTAAAGCAGAGCAGACTAACGAACCATGTACCAGCTCTAGTTCTGAGTCTGATCCCCAG ACCGCACTTAAGAATCAACATCTCAACACAGAATCACAGTCTGGCTGCAGACTTCAGGATCTTAATGCTAAGCAGTTGATAAAGAAAGACACTGCCACCTATTGGCCCCTGAACTGGCGTAGCAAGTTATGTACCTGCAAAGACTGTATG aaaatgtatgGCGACCTAGATGTCCTGTTCCTGACAGATGAATATGACACAGTTCTGGCTTATGAAAACAAGGGCAAGGTTGACCAGGCAGCTGACAGGAGAGACCCTTTAATGGACACCCTTAACAGCATGGACAGAGTCCAGCAAGTGGAACTTATTTGTG AATACAATGACTTGAAGACTGAACTTAAAGACTATCTCAAGAGATTTGCTGATGAAGGCACG GTGGTTAAGAGAGAGGACATCCAGCAGTTCTTTGAAGAATTTCAGTcaaaaaagaggaggagagtgGACGGGATGCAGTACTACTGCAGCTAG
- the GON7 gene encoding EKC/KEOPS complex subunit GON7: MELLGEYVGLDGQQQRLRVPCEVPADADPYETLLSGVAQMRDLVTELFGPLVQPEAQDRVAAPEEALDGDDEDDAEDENNTDNRTNSDGPSAKRPKPPS, from the exons ATGGAGTTGTTGGGCGAGTATGTCGGGCTGGATGGGCAACAGCAGCGGCTGCGGGTGCCCTGTGAGGTGCCGGCCGACGCCGATCCTTACGAGACCCTGTTGTCTGGCGTGGCCCAGATGAGAGACCTGGTGACAGAACTCTTCGGCCCCCTGGTACAGCCGGAAGCGCAAGACCGGGTGGCGGCTCCAGAAGAGGCCTTGGACG gtgatgatgaagatgatgcaGAAGATGAAAATAACACTGATAACAGAACTAACTCAGATGGACCATCTGCAAAACGGCCCAAACCACCATCTTAA